The following is a genomic window from Fusarium oxysporum Fo47 chromosome IV, complete sequence.
TTATTCCTTTGTGTCTTTCTTTTGCGTATGCCCAGTTCGTTTAGAAAAATAATTTTATCCAGGCCAAAGAAGTTTTACCAGAGCTGCTGTTACTGGCGCAGATATAGCGGGAGAGATCTTCTACCATATCCTGCAATACGAACCTGCTCCACCATCTCGACGACAACCTGTTCTGTCTTCTCCAAAAAAGGCAAGGCCCTATCAACGATATTGTCATGACCACCATATGGCCAAGCGATGTGTTCGGCGCCTCGCCTTCGAGGACAACTTTAATGCATATATTTACCTCGGACCCCCTGCGCTATTACCGTCGCCAGATATATTGAGCAGCCGCCTGTGGGCACTGCCCTTGTCACAACTAAACTGCAAATGAGCAGCATTATTGCTACCGATCCCTAATGTTTGGTGCAGCGGTCTTAGTCTTAGGGGGTGAGGGTGCTTCCTAGAATCTAAACTGCAACGACAAGCACGCCggctttatttataataagaatgGCGCTAGACAGACCATGATTACTAAACACAAATTAAATTCTCAGTAATCACCGAACTCTATTATCCCCTTACCACCGCGTTATCATAGAGTTGTATTTCGCGCCATTTGAGTTAATGCTAAGGTCGGGGTATTTAGAACCGGCGGAACAGTCGGAACTCTTAAAACATATGTCTTTGCCGAGGCTTGAGTAATCGCCGCCCGAAGCGATCTAAATAAATACCGCACGCCGATAGAAATGGACTTTTCATTTATATTGTATGTTCTTTCTAGTTACCAAGCTATCGCGCAAGAGTAAGGTCGAGGCCCGATCTTCTTCCAATAGCACAATTCTTTCCGGTTGCTTGACACTCCAACACTGCAGTCATGTCAAACTCACATCTGCCCAATTCCCACCCAGATGTTACTCCAACATGGAGACCTTACAAATTCCCTAGAACCCCACTGCCTGATGCGATCAAAACGAGTCCAGTTGCAGACTCCGATGGACAGAGATATAGTGGCAGTGTTCCACCGGACTGGTGCGGCAATGGTGCGTTACCCACCATACATCAATACAAACATGTAGTTAATGTTTGACTTCTAGGCGGACGGCGATTGGCAGCCCATGGCGGGTATTGTGCCACAGTTCTGATGATGACAGCGCAACAATATCATCATGACCAGCACGGGAGCCTAGGGAACATGGAGCCTCTTAATATATCCGTGGAGTATCTCGAACCATTACCTCAGGGCCAATTCGAGATTGCTCTTGAAACTCTGAACATAGGTAAACGCACTTCGACGGTTGAAGCCATACTTAAATCGGTGGAGATCCATGAACACAAGGTCTGCGCTATTGCTATAGTAAGGCTTGGTACGTTGAAAGACGAGGGTCACGTCACCAACATACAACCTTCAGTTTGGCCATTACCAGATAGGACGAAGGATTGTACCCGATGGTCAGATGCCAGTTACTACTACATGAATCCCCCCGCGTCGACGGTAAGGATGTACACACCCAGTGGCGAGAATGCGCCGCTGTGGAGTGAAAGGTTCGGAGGGCAGAATACCAGATATCAGTGGGTGAAATTGGACAATGACGAAAAGTTCGGACTCGAGCACTTGCCTGTACTGGCGGACCTGGTAACCACTACATGCCGACTGTGTTGTGACCAGAGCTAACCTATTTCATATTATAGGTTCCTCCAATCTTCCTCAACTACGTCGAGGATGGCATGGAAGCCGCCAGTAGCTGGGGTATACCCACCACCGCTCTGAACATTATGTTCCGTTCTGAGATTACTCCACATGAGTGGCTTCTCACTCGAACCACAATGAAGAGACTACATGGTGGGAGGTTTGATATGAACATTGAGATCCTCGATGAAAGGGGACAACTTCTCGCTTCCTGCATGCAGATCTGTTCAGTAATACCTCTTGCAAAATCCACTTCTAAGACTGCAGGAAAGCTTTAGACACCCTACAGCAAAAAGAGATATTgagtatataaatatataaataaagaattataGTATGTAGCTAAGAcctataattattataatatatgcccttatttataacttaagACTAATAATAACATTAAGTAAACCTaagtagtaattaatatagtttaGAAGATATTTAGAGTTAATAAATCGTTAAgattaaataatatattaattctAATACTACTGCATATAAGATAGGGACATGTAAGCCAGGCCCTTGGCGTTTGGACTAAATAAAGATTTAATCTAATTGGTGTTTGTGGAGATTGCGGGGAAAAACAACTAGCTTGTTCCGATCCGATGACTTTTTAACTTTTCACACATTCAACATCTCGCCTTTGCCATCCTATGGATAAAGCAACTCGACGCAACATATTAAAGACGGGATATCCCCGGCAACGAGCTGTCGCAGCATGTTTGACATGTCGTGAACGAAAGCGCAAATGGTGCAGTCCCCCCCCCGGCCTCGGTAGCACCAATGCACGGCTTGTTACAGTAGTGACATGGTTGATCCTTTTACTTACATTTCTTTAAAGCGATAACTTGCGACCAGTTTGTTCCTCCTGTGAACGGATAGGAGCTCGATGCGAGTATACCAGACAAGATGCTTCATCATTCGATCCCGCATCACTGCAAATTCTCGAACAATTATCCGTGATTGAGGGTTTAGTTAGAAGTATCCAACCTTCGACGTCTTTCGATTTCCCTACTGCAGCAGCTATTTCCAGCCACCAAGAGCAACAAAACTCACCTGCCGATGCACATCCTCTCCAAAATGACCTCGGCCCGGACACTGAACCCATCGTGCCAAGCCTGAACTTGGAAGCGAGTCGAGGATCCAACACCGATAGACTGCTCCAATGGCCTATATTCGACAAAGTTCTGTCCTCTCTGCCGCGCTTCAAGTTCTTTGACTCGGACAGTCAAGAAGTCTCTACGTATCTTGACGATGCCATACGTCAGACTGATGCCCCAGGTGCCCACTTGTCTTTGACCTCCGGTTCTGGTTCGGTCAATATTTCCACAGACAAGTCAGACATACAACAACTCGTTGACTCTTTCTTCCAAAGagtcaacatcaagaacccCATACTCAGCCGCcaggaagttgaagaataCTGCCACCAGTATTATGAAAATGGACCCCAGTTCAATCTCGAGACTGgattggtgttgttgatatgTGCACTGGGGGCCGTAGCGGACGAGTTCAATCCACTCGATATGGGCCAAAGCCCGGTAAGCTCCTTTCAAACACCATCTCGGCTGGAACGTCTAAAGCTGGGACATTGCTACTTCACTGCTTCTGAGAAGAGACTGGGTGCTGCCATTTCAAGGGTTGATACACTTTCCATTCAGTGTTTGTGTCTTGCTGGGTGAGTCAGATCATTTGTCGAGTACGTGATGCGACTATAACTAAGACTTGTCATCGACCCAGCATCTATCATATGTATCTGATCAGACCTGTGCAGGCTTTGCGCTTGTTCCATGCAGCAGGGTCATCGCTCCAGATCCTCCTTTCTACCAAGTTTGCCGCCCTTCATTGCTACGACCTCTTGGACCAATTACTCACAATACTACAGCAGCCAGTATTCGGTGGGAGGCACTTCCCAACTCATCTCCAGCCTATTTTGGACATGTTCAAAATCAGAAAGGTTTGCATATTGGTCATTGATTTAAAAGTCTTCTCGCAACTGACAGAACCAGTGAAATACTTGCAGAAATGCCCCTCGGGATTCCCGCTCTAAGAGAccctccatctcaagatTCTTACCCTCCACCACAACAAATAACAAGGGATAAGTCCAACAAGTGGGCTTCGTCTGAAGAAGATAGTtggttcttcttgttgtctGAGATAGCTCTTCGGCGCATTACAGATCAGGTTGCCGAGATAGTCACCAAGTACATCGATTCCAAGATCCGCTATCAGCAAGGCCAAAGGATTGAAGATCTCGTGCCCATCGTCGCTGAATTCGAGAGTCAAGTTGAGACCTTTCGACAACTCCTTCCCGAAGCAATCAGATTCCACGACGTACCAGAACCAGCAAGCACTGAATGGCAGCAATATAGCCGCGGACGCTATTACCGAGTTCTCGAACTGATGCACAGACCTTTCGTCTTCACTGCTATTCATGAACCTTCTTGCAGTCCCGCTGTGCAAGCTCTGGCAAAGAAAGGTCTAGAAAACGGCTTGAAATACCTCCAACACAGCCAAGCGAGCCACCGCCACCACGGTCTATGGCTGCAGCTTCGGAATCAGCTTCGGATCGCCAGTTTGCTGCTTGCAGCCTCAACAATACCACATCTTACCATGCCTGATGGTTGGTACGGTGGGATCTCAAAGACACTAGCAACTTTGGATTACTGGTCCTGGGAGTTTCCATCTTGTAAATCTTATACAGATGTGATTCTAGCCTTATCCGCACCATCTTCGGGAACCATGGAAGAAAGAACTCCCATGAGTTACTgataaattaaattaaacATGTTAGTTCAATCTTGGTGTCGCAATGGCCTACAACAGCATTAAATGAATACAATTTGTAATCTATCTCCAACTGTAAATGTATTATCGACCTGTTCCCTTTTCAGCGCAGCCAAGACGTCGTCAATTAATCACCATATATTCCATTTCAAAGTTGTTCTGCCGCTAGACACAAAAACATCTTGAAGTGCATCCGTTCTTGCATTCATAAAAAGGATTGGCAAATACGGTCGACAAATGGCCGTGTTTAGCTCTTGACTTAACTCAAATGGGGAATAACATGAGAAGTTTGAATTTTCGTTCCACATTAAGACTCGTACGAGTGAGTGTCCATACTGGCGCATTACCTAAGTTCAGTCACTGGACCAACTGACTCAGTACGGTCTCAGTGCCACTGTTCAGCTAGGAATCAGGGCTTTTGCTGGCTCAGGCGGTTATGAACAAATCTGGAAAAGCGGCGGGGAAGTGCGGCAACACCACTCAACCGGGATCTAGATGAGAGGTAGCGGGGAGTAGTGGCAAGCAACATGATTGGTTGATATGACATATTTCATTTTTCTTGCTCCTGGCTCCTGTGCTCGGCCTCCCTCCTCACACTAGATGGGAATCCCGTGGCTACGTTCTACTCACCTTCAACATGTCTTCATGCTCCAATTTCCGGGGTATCTGGATTCCTGGAGGTTAGTCGACGTCGGAGTAGTTTTGCATAAAGCGCTGCTATCTCCCCGGATTTCTTCAACGAAAATTCAGCCCTCACACTCATTGACAGATTCCACCGAACCTCGATCCATCCTTTTGGAGAACCGTCATCATGGGCTTGTTCAGCCGCACCGAGAAAACGGCCGAGCAACGGTTGGCCGACAACGCTATCCTGGTTGGTGCAGAAATCGCCGCGGTATGTTTCCATGCACTTGATATCATGTAACATGATTGCCCAGCATGATGTCTCTTCCTCGAGTTTATGGCAATCGGCCAGCAGAACTGACGAGGTACTCTCCTCCAGGCTCTTCCCAACACTGATAGACCATGGTGGAAACAAGCGCATCTACTCAGACTGAATGCCTTGTTGGGAATTTGCTGCTTGTCAGCTGCCACTGTTGGTTATGATGATGAGTAGGCACTGTCTTCAGCATTCTTGTCGCAAACCGAAGAGAACCAGTACTCATGTATGCGTAGGTGCTATGATGAATGCGCTGCAGATCAATCCAAACTGGAAGTCGTACTATCATCACCCCGAGAAAGCTACCCTGGGCGCCATCAACGCTATGCTCCCGGCAGGCAAAATCATCGGATTCCTCTTTGTCGCACCTTTCTCCAACAGATTCGGGCGAAAAACAGCTCTTATGCTCTCTTTCGCTATCACGGTCGTCGGTGCTGCTATCCAGACTGCTTCGAATAACTTGGGCGTGTTAATCTTCTCGCGCTTCTTCCTAGGATTTGGGTGCGGTGTCATGTCCCAACCAAGCCCCATCTTGCTTGCAGAGATGGCATATCCACCTCACCGCGGAAAGCTCACGGCATTGTATCATTGCTTCTATGTACGTACGGAAACTACCCTTGATTTGCAAAGCACATAATGTGGACTAATGTATGCAGTTCGTTGGTGCTATTGCCGCAGCCTGGATCACTTTTGGCACCCTTAGAATGACTGGGGCTTGGAGCTGGAGAATTCCAACGCTCCTCCAAGGAGCTGCTCCACTACTCCAGCTGGCCTGTTCTTACTTTCTCCCTGAGTCACCCAGGTGAGTCCTTTTCCATATATGGCACTTCAATCGGCTCTCTGTGATAAATCAACAGCGACTGACCAATCGTTTTCCAATTCAGGTACCTCATTGCAAAGGGTCGAGACGACGAAGCCCGCGCAATACTCACCAAGCATCATGCAGCAGGGGATGAAAGCTCTCCGCTGGTCGAGCTTGAGGTTGCTCAGATCCGAGACGCCGTGCGCACCGCGAACAATTCCGAGAAACGACCAAGCTTAGGAAAGATGGTCTCGAGTCCAGCAAACCGCCGCCGACTTCTCATCTCCACGATTGTGGCCATTGCTGCGCAGTGGTCCGGGAATACTGTAGTGTCGTACTACCTCGTCTTGGTTCTCAACGCCATTGGTATCACCAATGCTACGCACCAATCGCTCATCAACGGCGGCCTACAAATCTTTAATCTACTTGCCACAGTAGGCTGCGGAGCCATGCTTGTTGATATTCTCGGTCGCCGCCGCCTGTTCCAATGGTCTGCTGTGGGAATGACATTGTCGTACACCGTACGTAAAGCTTATTCCAGGCCTCAGTGCGATTGGAGCACGCTAACCAATGCTCATTAGATCTGGACCATCCTCAACGCTCGATTCGACGTCACTGGACGTTCAAGTTATGGCTATGCTGTTATCCCAATGCTCTTTATTTTCTATTTCCATTACGATATCGCCTTGACACCACTTCTCTACAGCTACCCAACCGAACTTTTTACCTACGAATGGCGAAGTTGGGGCGTGGCTTATACCTTGATTGTTACCAATGCGTCACAAATCATCGGCCAATTCTGCAATCCTATCGCCATGGCCAAGATTGGATGGAGATACTACATAGTATACTGTATTCTTGACGCCACTCTCATCGCTCTTGTCTGGGTCCTATTTCCCGAGACCAAGGGCAAGTCTCTTGAAGAATTGGCCAACTTGTTCGAGAAGCTTGAAAAGGTTTCGCCAAGGGATTGGGAGAAACAAGAGGTCGACGATGTGTGCgttgaagagagaaaggTAATTTCAGAGTAAATTACTCTAGTGTAGGCTCTGAGTTGAGCAGTAGCACAAATCTATGGTCGTGGCTAGTGATGGTTGACAGGATAGGACGGGTGTGAATCTGATGGAGTCAAGAAGTCGCCTCGACGGGTGGCTTGCTAGATAGCATAATTGTATATgactaataaatatattacaACTTGGAGAACTTGCATATTagtacttttataatagtaataatgACTCTTTAAATACTGAAGGATACTATGTATAGTCCAGATTTACCTATAGGTCCTCTCAAAATCTTATATATGGCTATTCAAGCTACTTGCCATAGGTTAGTCTCAGTGCGCTgtatttataaggtattagCAAAATGGCGACATTCAGCAATAGAGGAAATAGTAATGCATTTTTTAGTGGTTTAACTAGGAGAAGGGAACCTTTAACATTAGCCAGAAATTGCAAAACTAGTAATAATCGTACTATCTACTTGTACCTTCCGCCATAACACATTagaaaataattaaatagaagGAATAATGCTATAGTCTCAGGCTGAGAACAATGATAAATGGCATTAATTATGTAAAGCCGGCGCCTCTTATGGCGAATGTGCAGCAATTGAGTgtgcatcttgaagaagttgctTAAGTCCCCTTTCAACATTGTCAAGGCGATGCTGAAGTCTATTCTTCATTGATAGTAGGTCAGTCTTAGCAATGGTCGCGAGTTGATCTCGAGCTTCGATGGAAGTTCCACCTGAACTGATCCTTGATGCCACAAAGCTCTTAGGATCTAGGATTTCTTGAATTTGGGAGTGTGAGTACTCTTTCAAGGCCGGGTCCGTGATGAGATCGGCGCGCAGATCACTAGAGCAAACACCGGCTCGCTCATGTGAAGCAACAAGCTGCGCCACGCTCTCGTGAGCGTGGCGGAAACTCATTCCATGGGAGGCAACGAGAGAATCCGCGACAGCGCTGGCAGTGGACCAATGTTGGC
Proteins encoded in this region:
- a CDS encoding thioesterase-like superfamily-domain-containing protein gives rise to the protein MSNSHLPNSHPDVTPTWRPYKFPRTPLPDAIKTSPVADSDGQRYSGSVPPDWCGNGGRRLAAHGGYCATVLMMTAQQYHHDQHGSLGNMEPLNISVEYLEPLPQGQFEIALETLNIGKRTSTVEAILKSVEIHEHKVCAIAIVRLGTLKDEGHVTNIQPSVWPLPDRTKDCTRWSDASYYYMNPPASTVRMYTPSGENAPLWSERFGGQNTRYQWVKLDNDEKFGLEHLPVLADLVPPIFLNYVEDGMEAASSWGIPTTALNIMFRSEITPHEWLLTRTTMKRLHGGRFDMNIEILDERGQLLASCMQICSVIPLAKSTSKTAGKL
- a CDS encoding C6 zinc finger domain-containing protein gives rise to the protein MRVYQTRCFIIRSRITANSRTIIPSRGSNTDRLLQWPIFDKVLSSLPRFKFFDSDSQEVSTYLDDAIRQTDAPGAHLSLTSGSGSVNISTDKSDIQQLVDSFFQRVNIKNPILSRQEVEEYCHQYYENGPQFNLETGLVLLICALGAVADEFNPLDMGQSPVSSFQTPSRLERLKLGHCYFTASEKRLGAAISRVDTLSIQCLCLAGIYHMYLIRPVQALRLFHAAGSSLQILLSTNSQYSVGGTSQLISSLFWTCSKSESEILAEMPLGIPALRDPPSQDSYPPPQQITRDKSNKWASSEEDSWFFLLSEIALRRITDQVAEIVTKYIDSKIRYQQGQRIEDLVPIVAEFESQVETFRQLLPEAIRFHDVPEPASTEWQQYSRGRYYRVLELMHRPFVFTAIHEPSCSPAVQALAKKGLENGLKYLQHSQASHRHHGLWLQLRNQLRIASLLLAASTIPHLTMPDGWYGGISKTLATLDYWSWEFPSCKSYTDVILALSAPSSGTMEERTPMSY
- a CDS encoding general substrate transporter, which codes for MGLFSRTEKTAEQRLADNAILVGAEIAAALPNTDRPWWKQAHLLRLNALLGICCLSAATVGAMMNALQINPNWKSYYHHPEKATLGAINAMLPAGKIIGFLFVAPFSNRFGRKTALMLSFAITVVGAAIQTASNNLGVLIFSRFFLGFGCGVMSQPSPILLAEMAYPPHRGKLTALYHCFYFVGAIAAAWITFGTLRMTGAWSWRIPTLLQGAAPLLQLACSYFLPESPRYLIAKGRDDEARAILTKHHAAGDESSPLVELEVAQIRDAVRTANNSEKRPSLGKMVSSPANRRRLLISTIVAIAAQWSGNTVVSYYLVLVLNAIGITNATHQSLINGGLQIFNLLATVGCGAMLVDILGRRRLFQWSAVGMTLSYTIWTILNARFDVTGRSSYGYAVIPMLFIFYFHYDIALTPLLYSYPTELFTYEWRSWGVAYTLIVTNASQIIGQFCNPIAMAKIGWRYYIVYCILDATLIALVWVLFPETKGKSLEELANLFEKLEKDRTGVNLMESRSRLDGWLAR